In Candidatus Promineifilum breve, one genomic interval encodes:
- a CDS encoding helix-turn-helix domain-containing protein, whose protein sequence is MNSSPHPASFDEFFNFGDMLKYLRRRERLTQLELSIAVGYSEAQISRLEKNKRLPDLATLRALFIPALHLQDEPQLTARFLELAQSARQQDTAAAAQNEAIRAKVRGVVPSNGRRLTAKGHWTIWI, encoded by the coding sequence ATGAATAGCTCTCCCCATCCCGCATCTTTCGATGAGTTTTTCAATTTCGGCGATATGCTGAAGTATCTGCGCCGCCGCGAACGCCTCACGCAATTGGAGCTTTCCATTGCCGTGGGCTACAGCGAAGCGCAGATCAGCCGTCTGGAGAAGAATAAGCGATTGCCCGACCTCGCCACCCTAAGAGCGCTGTTCATCCCCGCCCTGCACCTGCAAGATGAACCACAATTGACTGCTCGTTTTTTGGAGTTGGCTCAGTCGGCAAGGCAGCAGGACACGGCCGCGGCGGCGCAAAACGAGGCGATCCGCGCGAAAGTCAGGGGCGTCGTGCCCTCGAACGGCCGGAGATTGACCGCCAAAGGCCACTGGACAATTTGGATATGA
- a CDS encoding type II toxin-antitoxin system HicA family toxin yields MPKLPVLTPRDVIRILEKRGFVLDRAKGSHHIYLHPDTKRRTVVPVHRRDLPQGTLLSILKQAGIDREELEELL; encoded by the coding sequence ATGCCGAAGCTGCCGGTGTTAACGCCTAGAGATGTCATCCGCATTCTGGAGAAGCGAGGCTTTGTCCTTGATCGGGCAAAAGGTAGTCACCATATTTACCTTCATCCCGACACGAAACGCCGGACGGTTGTCCCAGTACACCGGCGCGACTTGCCGCAAGGCACGCTGTTATCTATCCTGAAACAGGCTGGTATTGATCGCGAAGAGTTGGAAGAATTGTTATAA
- the hutU gene encoding urocanate hydratase, translating into MTRTIRAPRGTKLHCQGWLQEAAYRMIQNNLDPEVAYDPEHLIVYGGRGRAARNWEAFDAILRSLTELADDETLLVQSGKPVAVFRTHADAPRVLIANSNIVPHWATQENFDRWEAEGLIMYGQMTAGSWIYIGTQGILQGTFETFAEAARQAGWPSLRGKWALTAGLGEMGGAQPLAVTMNDGVALVVEVDEARARRQLEHRYIDEISEDTEDALRRVEHYVQHGQARSIGLIGNAAAVLPDLLARGVLPDLVTDQTSAHDYLAYFPDDLSFEAGRALRERDPAEFQRLSAAAMARHCAAMVEFQRRGAIVFDYGNNLRQRAFDAGVSDAFSYPGFVPAYVRPLFCEGKGPFRWVALSGDPEDIRVTDEAVLELFPDDAHLHRWIRMAQERVQFQGLPARICWLGYGERHRAGLRFNELVASGAVKAPIVIGRDHLDAGSVASPNRETEGMRDGSDAIADWAILNALINTAAGATWVSFHHGGGVGIGYSLHAGQVIVADGTPAAARRLERVLTVDPGMGVVRHADAGYERAIEVARERGVKIPTITD; encoded by the coding sequence ATGACCCGCACCATCCGCGCCCCACGAGGCACCAAACTCCACTGCCAAGGCTGGCTCCAGGAAGCGGCCTACCGCATGATCCAGAACAACCTCGACCCGGAAGTGGCCTACGACCCGGAGCATCTGATCGTCTACGGCGGCCGGGGGCGGGCGGCGCGCAACTGGGAGGCGTTCGACGCCATCCTGCGCAGCCTGACCGAGTTGGCCGACGACGAGACGCTGCTCGTCCAGAGCGGCAAGCCGGTGGCCGTCTTCCGCACCCACGCCGACGCGCCGCGCGTGCTCATCGCCAACAGCAACATCGTGCCCCATTGGGCCACGCAGGAGAACTTCGACCGCTGGGAGGCCGAGGGGCTGATCATGTACGGCCAGATGACCGCCGGCAGCTGGATCTACATCGGCACGCAGGGCATCCTGCAAGGCACGTTCGAGACCTTCGCCGAGGCGGCGCGGCAGGCCGGCTGGCCGTCGCTGCGCGGCAAGTGGGCGCTGACCGCCGGGCTGGGCGAGATGGGCGGGGCGCAACCGCTGGCCGTGACCATGAACGACGGCGTGGCCCTGGTGGTCGAGGTCGATGAGGCGCGCGCCCGGCGGCAACTGGAGCACCGCTACATCGACGAGATCAGCGAGGACACCGAAGACGCGCTGCGCCGGGTGGAACATTACGTCCAGCACGGCCAGGCGCGCTCCATCGGCCTGATCGGCAACGCCGCGGCCGTTCTGCCCGACTTGCTGGCCCGCGGCGTCCTACCCGATCTGGTCACCGACCAGACCTCGGCCCACGACTATCTGGCCTACTTCCCCGACGACCTGAGCTTCGAGGCCGGGCGGGCGCTGCGCGAGCGCGACCCGGCCGAGTTCCAAAGGCTGTCGGCGGCGGCGATGGCCCGCCACTGCGCGGCGATGGTCGAGTTCCAGCGGCGCGGTGCCATCGTCTTCGATTACGGCAACAACCTGCGCCAGCGGGCATTCGATGCCGGCGTGAGCGATGCCTTCAGCTACCCCGGCTTCGTGCCCGCCTACGTCCGGCCGCTGTTCTGCGAGGGCAAGGGGCCGTTTCGCTGGGTGGCCCTCAGCGGCGACCCGGAGGACATCCGCGTGACCGACGAGGCCGTGCTGGAGCTATTCCCCGACGACGCCCATCTGCACCGCTGGATCCGCATGGCCCAGGAGCGGGTGCAATTCCAGGGGTTGCCGGCGCGCATCTGCTGGCTGGGCTATGGCGAGCGCCACCGGGCCGGGCTGCGCTTCAACGAACTGGTGGCGAGTGGCGCGGTGAAAGCGCCCATCGTCATCGGCCGCGACCATCTGGACGCCGGCTCCGTGGCCAGCCCCAACCGCGAGACGGAAGGGATGCGCGACGGCAGCGACGCCATCGCCGACTGGGCCATCCTCAACGCGCTGATCAACACCGCCGCCGGGGCCACGTGGGTCAGTTTCCACCACGGCGGCGGGGTGGGCATCGGCTATAGCCTGCACGCCGGGCAGGTCATCGTGGCCGACGGCACCCCGGCCGCCGCCCGCCGGCTGGAGCGGGTGCTGACGGTCGATCCGGGCATGGGCGTGGTGCGGCATGCCGACGCGGGGTATGAGCGGGCGATTGAAGTGGCGAGAGAACGAGGGGTAAAAATCCCAACAATCACTGATTAG
- the thrC gene encoding threonine synthase: MNWPGVIEAYRPYLPFDADAPVVTLNEGNTPLIHAPRLAEQIAPRGGLQLYLKYEGLNPTGSFKDRGMTAAISRAVQEGAETVICASTGNTAASAAAYAARAGLRCLVLVPQGKIALGKLAASLAYGAEVISIDGSFDDGLRMVREITERRADSRRPIALVNSVNPWRLEGQKTGAFEIVDQLGGQAPDWHCLPVGNAGNISAYWLGYKQYAKGLPRLLGGQAAGAAPIVLGRVVEKPETLATAIRIGNPARWRQAVEALDESGGIITAVSDEDILEAWRLLARVEGVFVEPASATGLAALRQQIALGEIDPAGRTAVVVLTGHGLKDPGTAVEQAAAPITLKAEIEALERYLRG; encoded by the coding sequence ATGAACTGGCCCGGCGTCATCGAAGCCTACCGCCCCTATCTGCCGTTCGACGCGGATGCACCCGTCGTCACCCTGAACGAGGGCAACACGCCGCTCATCCATGCCCCGCGTCTGGCCGAGCAGATCGCCCCGCGCGGCGGGTTGCAACTATATCTGAAGTACGAGGGGTTGAACCCGACCGGCTCCTTCAAGGATCGCGGCATGACCGCTGCCATCAGCCGCGCCGTGCAGGAGGGGGCCGAGACGGTCATCTGCGCCAGCACCGGCAACACCGCCGCCAGCGCCGCCGCCTATGCCGCCCGCGCCGGGCTGCGCTGCCTCGTCCTCGTGCCGCAGGGCAAGATCGCCCTGGGCAAGCTGGCCGCCTCGTTGGCCTATGGCGCGGAGGTCATCAGCATCGACGGCTCATTCGACGACGGCTTGCGCATGGTGCGCGAGATCACCGAACGGCGAGCCGACTCCCGTCGGCCCATCGCCCTGGTCAACTCGGTCAACCCGTGGCGGCTGGAGGGGCAAAAGACGGGCGCGTTCGAGATCGTCGATCAGCTGGGCGGCCAGGCCCCCGACTGGCACTGCCTGCCGGTGGGCAACGCCGGCAACATCAGCGCCTACTGGCTGGGCTACAAGCAGTATGCCAAGGGCTTGCCGCGGCTGCTGGGCGGGCAGGCCGCCGGGGCCGCGCCCATCGTCCTCGGCCGCGTCGTGGAGAAGCCGGAGACATTGGCGACGGCCATCCGCATTGGCAACCCGGCCCGCTGGCGGCAGGCGGTCGAGGCGCTGGATGAATCGGGCGGCATTATCACCGCCGTCAGCGACGAGGACATCCTCGAGGCGTGGCGGCTACTGGCGCGGGTGGAGGGGGTGTTTGTGGAGCCGGCCTCGGCCACCGGGCTGGCCGCGTTGCGGCAGCAGATCGCCCTGGGCGAGATCGACCCGGCCGGGCGGACGGCGGTCGTCGTGCTGACGGGGCATGGGTTGAAAGACCCGGGGACGGCGGTGGAGCAGGCGGCGGCGCCGATTACGCTTAAAGCGGAAATAGAGGCATTAGAGCGTTATCTGCGAGGCTAG
- a CDS encoding GNAT family N-acetyltransferase: MVQLLPMTASDFHIYLRNAVDEYAQDHVKAGNWHPSEALQRSEKEFQELLPDGVASKDQYLFSIVDGITGMKVGILWFAVRNKASHPDAFVYDFEIYEEFRRQGYGTQAFATLEERVQELGLDSISLHVFGHNQPAIALYQAAGYEITNLHMTKKLGI, translated from the coding sequence ATGGTGCAACTGCTCCCAATGACGGCAAGCGATTTCCACATTTACCTTCGAAACGCTGTCGACGAGTACGCTCAGGATCATGTCAAGGCGGGCAACTGGCACCCTTCAGAGGCGCTCCAGCGATCTGAAAAGGAGTTTCAGGAGCTTCTGCCCGACGGTGTGGCCTCCAAAGACCAATATTTGTTTTCAATTGTGGATGGCATCACGGGGATGAAAGTGGGTATCCTGTGGTTTGCCGTACGGAACAAAGCCTCGCACCCCGACGCATTCGTCTATGACTTTGAGATCTACGAGGAATTTCGCCGGCAAGGGTATGGCACGCAAGCCTTCGCCACGCTGGAAGAGCGCGTTCAGGAACTCGGCCTGGATTCGATCTCGCTCCACGTGTTTGGTCACAATCAACCGGCCATCGCCCTGTACCAGGCGGCGGGCTACGAGATAACCAACCTCCACATGACAAAGAAGTTGGGTATCTGA
- a CDS encoding NUDIX hydrolase, whose amino-acid sequence MSKELRLWETIARRTILDCGKFLKVESHAVKLPNGRIIPDWTWVIAPDAAIVLAVTDDGRFVCFRQTKYAVDGVTLAPVGGMLEPDEAPLVAARRELLEETGYEAPEWIGLGSYVLDPNRGVGTMHLFLALGAKPVAQPDSDDLEDQELLLLSRGEIEAALRAGEFKVVAWTAVVAMALNYLNGTSEVF is encoded by the coding sequence ATGAGCAAAGAATTGCGCCTTTGGGAGACCATTGCCAGAAGAACCATCCTCGATTGCGGTAAGTTCTTAAAGGTAGAAAGCCACGCCGTAAAACTGCCGAACGGCCGAATCATCCCCGACTGGACGTGGGTCATCGCCCCGGACGCGGCCATCGTCCTGGCGGTGACGGACGACGGCCGCTTTGTCTGCTTCCGGCAGACGAAGTACGCCGTGGACGGCGTGACGCTGGCCCCGGTCGGCGGCATGTTGGAGCCGGATGAAGCCCCATTGGTCGCCGCCAGGCGGGAGCTATTGGAAGAGACGGGCTATGAAGCACCGGAGTGGATCGGCCTGGGCAGCTACGTCCTCGACCCGAATCGGGGCGTGGGGACGATGCACCTGTTCCTGGCGTTGGGCGCAAAGCCGGTCGCTCAACCGGATAGCGATGATTTGGAGGATCAGGAGTTGCTTCTGCTCAGCCGGGGTGAAATCGAGGCTGCTCTGCGAGCGGGCGAGTTCAAGGTTGTGGCCTGGACGGCCGTTGTGGCGATGGCGTTGAATTACCTGAATGGAACCTCAGAGGTCTTCTGA
- a CDS encoding glycoside hydrolase family 32 protein, with amino-acid sequence MINHRPAYHFLPPAGWMNDPNGFIHHRGIYHLFYQHNPAGAYHADIHWGHARSVDLVRWQHRPMALTPSPGGPDQGGCWSGSAVVAAGRPLIYYTGVSPQTVCRASGSDDLDEWTKDAANPLISGPPPGFGGDTGDFRDPYVWRAGEQWYMVMGSRVAGEGGAVLLYRSADLLAWEYVGPLLLGDPARREPVWTGTMWECPNLFPLAGRHVLIVSFQDWARGDLLFPGYFVGDFDGVGFRPGRPRVLEYGGCLYAPLVTIDASGRAVLMGWLMEGRDPAAQRAAGWSGVMSLPRVLSLGDDETLRIQPIPELAQLRGEPFQPAPQLLYPGAANPLRDVGGDCLELDLTLTPRGATAFRLRLLASPDGSDGITLRGDFSVGTIAFDRPDSVAADHPARLAAEIAPLPAERPLRLRVFVDRSVVEVFVNERVVLSTRVYAARPDSLGVELLADGGALAIEAIDVWPMRAIWDE; translated from the coding sequence ATGATCAATCACCGCCCCGCCTACCACTTCCTGCCGCCCGCCGGCTGGATGAACGATCCCAACGGGTTCATTCACCATCGCGGTATTTATCACCTGTTCTACCAACACAACCCGGCCGGCGCTTACCATGCCGACATCCACTGGGGCCACGCCCGTAGCGTCGATCTGGTGCGTTGGCAACACCGGCCCATGGCCCTGACGCCATCGCCCGGTGGGCCGGATCAAGGCGGCTGCTGGTCCGGCTCGGCCGTCGTCGCCGCTGGCCGGCCGCTGATCTACTACACCGGCGTGTCGCCGCAGACTGTCTGCCGGGCAAGCGGTAGCGACGACCTGGACGAATGGACGAAAGACGCCGCCAACCCGCTCATCTCCGGCCCCCCGCCCGGCTTTGGCGGCGACACAGGCGACTTCCGCGACCCATACGTCTGGCGCGCGGGCGAGCAATGGTACATGGTCATGGGGTCGCGCGTCGCGGGCGAGGGTGGAGCGGTGCTGCTCTATCGCTCGGCCGACCTGTTGGCCTGGGAATACGTGGGGCCGCTGCTGCTGGGCGACCCGGCCCGGCGCGAACCCGTGTGGACGGGAACCATGTGGGAGTGCCCCAACCTGTTCCCCCTGGCCGGCCGCCACGTGTTGATCGTCTCTTTCCAGGATTGGGCGCGCGGCGACCTGCTGTTTCCCGGCTACTTCGTGGGGGATTTCGACGGCGTGGGCTTCCGGCCGGGCAGGCCGCGCGTGTTGGAGTATGGCGGCTGCCTCTACGCGCCGCTGGTGACCATCGACGCAAGCGGGCGGGCCGTGCTGATGGGCTGGCTGATGGAGGGGCGCGACCCCGCCGCGCAACGGGCCGCCGGCTGGAGCGGCGTGATGTCGTTGCCGCGCGTCCTGTCTTTGGGCGACGACGAGACCCTGCGCATCCAGCCCATCCCCGAATTGGCCCAACTGCGCGGTGAGCCGTTCCAACCAGCCCCGCAACTTCTCTACCCCGGCGCGGCCAATCCCCTGCGCGACGTGGGCGGCGACTGCCTGGAACTCGATCTGACGCTGACACCGCGTGGCGCGACCGCCTTTCGGTTGCGCCTGCTCGCCTCGCCCGATGGCTCGGACGGCATTACGCTGCGCGGCGATTTCAGCGTGGGGACAATCGCCTTCGACCGGCCCGACTCGGTTGCGGCCGATCACCCGGCGCGACTGGCGGCCGAAATCGCGCCGCTGCCCGCCGAGCGGCCGTTGCGGCTGCGCGTCTTTGTGGATCGCTCGGTCGTCGAGGTATTTGTCAATGAGCGGGTCGTGCTATCGACTCGTGTCTATGCGGCCCGGCCGGATAGTCTGGGGGTGGAACTGCTGGCGGATGGTGGGGCGCTGGCGATAGAGGCAATTGACGTTTGGCCGATGAGGGCAATCTGGGATGAGTAA
- a CDS encoding type II toxin-antitoxin system HicB family antitoxin, producing MKTVLYRVILRPEPEGGYTAFVPTLPGCITYGADVDDAMAMAREAIELYVESLVAHGEEVPTEEGTLEYALTVNYAEAAGVNA from the coding sequence ATGAAGACAGTACTCTACCGGGTGATTTTACGACCAGAACCAGAAGGCGGTTACACGGCGTTTGTGCCCACGCTGCCTGGGTGTATTACCTATGGGGCTGACGTGGACGACGCTATGGCGATGGCGCGAGAAGCGATTGAATTATATGTGGAAAGCCTTGTCGCTCATGGCGAAGAGGTACCGACGGAAGAAGGGACGTTGGAATATGCCTTGACGGTGAACTATGCCGAAGCTGCCGGTGTTAACGCCTAG
- a CDS encoding LysM peptidoglycan-binding domain-containing protein has translation MNNSRRAWSAVLLLILVCLAAACNRLPAPAADPGVDFGDPDVGGGAGQDTGPQTPIPPATATGEASPRLDETAAAAFPTAEPTAEPTADEATPVAQPPTAAAATTPPEPSLAPEVSPTTEPPTATPETTAPATSPSPTAQTNSAGETESSAETIHVVQAGENLYRIGLKYGLSWVVIAAFNGITDPNAITVGQELRIPPLPTATPATQSSRPATGDQPPPAASLAPADGADTAVSSPPSAVVVVAPGDTLYNLAQRHGLTWDQVAEANGLTAPNQIYAGQRLKIPADAPGPTPDFTHQVHRGETLSGIAHQYGLSPSELAAANSLSEPYTIYPGQALEIPGE, from the coding sequence TTGAATAACAGTCGGCGCGCGTGGTCAGCCGTCTTGCTCCTCATCCTCGTTTGCCTGGCGGCGGCCTGCAACCGCCTACCCGCTCCGGCGGCCGACCCCGGCGTCGACTTCGGCGACCCAGACGTGGGCGGCGGCGCGGGGCAGGACACCGGCCCGCAAACGCCCATCCCTCCGGCCACAGCCACCGGCGAAGCCTCGCCCCGGCTGGACGAGACGGCGGCGGCGGCCTTCCCGACAGCCGAGCCAACGGCGGAACCGACCGCCGACGAGGCGACGCCTGTGGCCCAACCGCCGACCGCAGCCGCAGCGACAACGCCGCCGGAGCCTTCGCTGGCGCCGGAAGTTTCGCCCACGACCGAGCCGCCCACGGCCACGCCGGAAACGACCGCGCCAGCCACCTCGCCCAGCCCCACGGCACAGACGAATAGCGCGGGGGAGACGGAATCGTCTGCTGAGACGATCCATGTGGTCCAGGCCGGCGAAAATCTGTATCGCATCGGCCTGAAATATGGCCTGTCGTGGGTGGTCATCGCCGCGTTCAACGGCATCACCGACCCCAACGCCATCACTGTCGGCCAGGAGTTGCGCATCCCGCCCTTGCCCACGGCCACGCCCGCCACGCAATCGTCGCGGCCGGCGACCGGCGACCAACCGCCGCCCGCCGCGAGCTTGGCCCCGGCCGATGGCGCAGACACGGCCGTCAGTAGCCCGCCGTCGGCCGTCGTGGTTGTCGCCCCCGGCGATACGCTCTACAACCTCGCCCAGCGCCACGGCCTCACCTGGGATCAGGTGGCCGAGGCCAACGGGCTGACCGCGCCCAACCAGATTTACGCCGGGCAGCGGCTCAAGATACCGGCCGACGCGCCCGGCCCCACGCCCGATTTCACCCATCAGGTGCATCGCGGCGAGACGCTGAGCGGCATCGCCCACCAATATGGCCTGTCGCCGAGCGAACTGGCCGCGGCCAACAGCCTGAGCGAGCCGTATACTATTTATCCGGGGCAGGCGTTGGAAATTCCAGGTGAATGA
- a CDS encoding SH3 domain-containing protein produces the protein MADSFGFPTWTLWGTGLAALGSLIAIALAFLAQSPRLLARFKLTGWRLDLRAKSYTGYGLALLLLAMGFFLAGVPLGPRAAAVAGDATVAAAATELAAGDGLNGTDIPQETTGDTLPTGGQSGAMVGLPTATAGGASGAMAGLITPQATIEVSDVISGTAEVALPPGATTAQPAPTAAPDEPTPTPTASPTRVPTATTTPTPSATPTPTPILGPSARINDGTSTLPVRRLPGGPVLVVLVRGDTVIPLAGHAFFDGDLWREIQTVDGIVGWVPDEFLDYE, from the coding sequence ATGGCGGATAGTTTTGGTTTCCCAACCTGGACCCTGTGGGGCACGGGGTTGGCGGCCCTGGGGTCGCTTATCGCGATAGCGCTGGCGTTTCTGGCCCAGTCGCCGCGCTTGCTGGCCCGGTTCAAATTGACCGGCTGGCGGCTCGACCTGCGGGCCAAGAGCTATACCGGCTATGGGCTGGCCCTTTTGCTGTTGGCGATGGGCTTCTTCCTGGCCGGTGTGCCGTTGGGGCCGCGCGCGGCGGCCGTGGCCGGCGATGCCACGGTGGCCGCCGCAGCGACCGAACTGGCGGCCGGTGATGGACTGAACGGAACCGACATCCCACAAGAAACGACCGGCGACACATTGCCGACCGGCGGCCAATCGGGCGCGATGGTCGGGCTGCCGACGGCCACCGCCGGTGGAGCCAGCGGGGCGATGGCCGGTCTGATCACCCCCCAGGCCACCATTGAAGTGAGCGATGTGATCAGTGGCACGGCCGAAGTCGCCCTGCCGCCGGGAGCCACGACCGCGCAGCCCGCGCCGACGGCCGCGCCCGACGAACCAACCCCCACACCCACCGCCTCCCCCACCCGCGTGCCCACCGCTACGACCACGCCCACCCCCTCGGCGACGCCCACGCCCACGCCCATCCTCGGCCCCTCGGCGCGCATCAATGACGGCACGAGCACCCTGCCCGTGCGGCGCTTGCCCGGCGGCCCGGTGCTGGTCGTCCTCGTCCGCGGCGACACCGTTATCCCCCTGGCCGGCCATGCCTTCTTCGACGGCGATCTGTGGCGGGAGATTCAGACGGTGGATGGGATCGTAGGTTGGGTGCCGGATGAGTTTTTGGATTATGAGTGA
- a CDS encoding retropepsin-like aspartic protease, protein MQISLKDDLPFISIFLSYAGQATEIYDVLIDTGSVSTVLAADVVATLGITPAPTDELRILRGVGGTEAVFSRIVDFLRIGDFGIPNFEIEIGGMDYGFAINGILGMDFLTQVGAIIDLNTLSLESYRSNTKA, encoded by the coding sequence ATGCAGATCTCGCTCAAAGATGACCTACCCTTTATTTCCATATTTTTGTCATATGCCGGGCAAGCAACTGAAATTTACGACGTGCTGATAGATACGGGATCTGTCAGCACCGTATTGGCTGCCGATGTCGTCGCGACGTTGGGAATAACTCCAGCACCGACCGATGAACTGCGAATATTGCGCGGTGTGGGAGGCACAGAAGCCGTTTTCAGTCGTATCGTCGATTTTCTTAGAATCGGCGACTTTGGAATACCCAACTTTGAGATAGAAATTGGGGGGATGGACTACGGCTTCGCTATTAACGGCATCTTAGGAATGGATTTCTTAACGCAAGTGGGTGCAATTATTGACCTGAACACACTCTCGCTTGAATCATATCGCTCCAACACCAAAGCCTAG
- a CDS encoding TRAP transporter substrate-binding protein: MSKNYYLNLIVVLLSAVFVLGACSPQAGPVATATSQPVAAATSEPVATATSQPVASPTPSGPVVLRFAIADNQGEYTEPYAQEFIDQVKQLSDGEIIIEPVWDSGDASQAGFEGRIVEQVKSGQADVGLAAARAWDTQDIPSFQALQAPFLIDNDALAKAVATSDIAARMLADLSQYGMTGLALLPEDLRHPFSLMPDKPILSPTDFAGRTIRVVTSRVSERLIEVFGGTPMYGGSGYEIAESGLRQGLSLSGTPTATGNVTFFPKYAVLFANGDAFGKLSEAQQAILGEAAAAAQKKAIAEYPGEVEAARAWCSDFGAVVLASDEQLAAFEKAAQPVFDWIEQEPRNAELVAAIRELKANTPASPAVEACAYALAQPVPTLDASAQTWSTGLPPNGVWQVTLTNEDVIKLGVSTGKAPDWSGLHTFTFQDGVFHWTWLGTEDYGKGQTASADGTYEVVEDFVRLATDDFSDDIQWRLDEEGLHFHLLATVNDPFTEVRAVFEARPYQKVETWSTGLPPNGVWQVTLTNEDVINMGVSVGKAPDWSGVYTLTFEDGNYTWYWLGTEDYGKGDTALCEGPMVLVDDYVSITFTTRDGLDCQGDTDAFQWRIDDQGLLHFHMVNNPAIEVKAGYEAKPYEKIADQ, encoded by the coding sequence ATGTCGAAGAATTACTATCTCAATTTAATAGTTGTACTATTGAGCGCCGTTTTCGTCCTGGGGGCTTGTTCACCCCAGGCTGGGCCGGTGGCGACAGCCACTTCTCAACCTGTGGCGGCAGCCACTTCTGAACCTGTGGCGACAGCCACTTCTCAGCCGGTGGCATCGCCGACGCCAAGCGGGCCGGTCGTTTTGCGTTTCGCGATAGCGGACAATCAAGGCGAATATACCGAGCCTTACGCGCAGGAGTTCATCGACCAGGTCAAGCAGCTTTCCGATGGGGAAATCATCATCGAACCGGTCTGGGATTCCGGAGACGCCAGCCAGGCCGGTTTTGAAGGTCGCATCGTCGAGCAGGTGAAAAGCGGACAGGCCGATGTGGGCCTGGCGGCAGCGCGCGCCTGGGATACCCAGGACATCCCGAGTTTTCAAGCCCTGCAAGCGCCATTTCTGATTGACAATGACGCTTTAGCCAAAGCAGTGGCCACGAGTGATATTGCGGCCCGGATGTTGGCGGACCTGTCGCAGTACGGCATGACGGGGTTAGCGCTGTTGCCGGAAGACCTGCGTCACCCCTTCTCCCTCATGCCGGACAAGCCGATTCTCTCACCCACCGATTTTGCCGGGCGAACAATCCGCGTAGTCACCTCGAGGGTATCTGAGAGATTGATCGAAGTATTTGGCGGAACTCCGATGTATGGAGGAAGCGGATACGAAATCGCTGAATCGGGGCTGCGCCAGGGGCTTTCGCTGTCCGGAACACCAACGGCCACCGGCAACGTCACCTTCTTTCCCAAGTACGCGGTGTTGTTTGCCAATGGGGATGCATTTGGAAAACTCAGCGAAGCCCAGCAAGCGATTCTGGGCGAAGCCGCGGCCGCGGCCCAAAAGAAAGCCATCGCCGAATACCCTGGCGAGGTTGAGGCGGCCAGGGCCTGGTGCTCGGATTTCGGCGCGGTCGTCCTGGCCAGCGATGAGCAGCTCGCGGCATTTGAAAAGGCTGCCCAACCAGTCTTCGACTGGATTGAACAAGAGCCGCGGAACGCGGAGCTGGTCGCCGCCATCCGCGAGCTTAAGGCGAATACTCCAGCCTCGCCGGCCGTAGAGGCCTGCGCCTACGCACTGGCACAACCGGTTCCGACACTCGACGCGAGCGCGCAGACCTGGTCGACAGGGCTGCCGCCGAATGGAGTCTGGCAGGTTACGCTGACCAACGAGGACGTCATCAAGTTGGGTGTGTCGACGGGCAAGGCACCCGATTGGTCCGGTTTGCACACCTTCACCTTTCAGGATGGCGTTTTTCATTGGACCTGGCTGGGAACCGAAGATTATGGAAAAGGTCAGACCGCTTCAGCTGATGGGACCTACGAAGTTGTCGAGGATTTCGTTCGGTTAGCAACTGATGATTTTTCGGATGACATCCAATGGCGACTCGACGAAGAAGGACTCCACTTTCACCTGCTTGCAACCGTAAACGACCCATTTACTGAAGTCCGGGCGGTGTTCGAAGCCAGGCCGTACCAGAAGGTTGAGACCTGGTCGACAGGGCTGCCGCCGAATGGCGTCTGGCAGGTCACACTGACCAATGAGGACGTCATCAATATGGGTGTGTCGGTGGGGAAAGCCCCCGACTGGTCCGGTGTGTATACCTTGACATTCGAGGACGGTAATTACACCTGGTACTGGCTGGGGACAGAAGATTATGGCAAAGGGGACACGGCCTTATGCGAAGGCCCGATGGTCCTGGTTGACGATTACGTAAGCATTACCTTCACAACAAGGGATGGGCTTGACTGCCAGGGCGATACCGATGCCTTTCAGTGGCGGATCGATGATCAAGGGCTGCTCCACTTCCACATGGTCAACAACCCAGCCATAGAAGTCAAGGCCGGTTACGAGGCCAAGCCGTACGAGAAGATTGCGGACCAATAG